The genomic stretch TGGGGCATTGGTCCATTAAAAACCctttctaaaaatagaaatatttgtaGCAGCAATGCTTTCGTTAAGCATCTGGATGCACGTCATTGCAAGACCGTTTCAATAGATTTTAGTTATTAACTATATCTTACAAAAAACAGTCTACACATAAATTTATCTTCCAAatatggaagaaacaaacaaTGTCCCACATTGTAGTGTCCTGCAAGTGTCACATTGATGCTTATAACAAAACCGTCTGTGATCAGGCATAGCACACTCACACCACTGTTCGTTCACATGGGAAACCCACAAGGTAAAataacaaacagaacaaaacggAACACTCTGCGATAGGAAAAGCTTTGGAGCTAACACGATCTCAGAAAAGGCACATTGCAGAATATTCGTGATCACAGCTCAGACAGACCTGCAGGAGATCCCTCTCAGACCTGCATCTTCCTTCGAACGCGACCGGGGTGTCTGTCTAAGGCGGCACTCTGGCGCTCATTTAGAGCTAGCACCACgttggaaggaagaaataaaatgaaaacctcaCGAGCTCACTGAGAGGAGGACGTGCTCTTCGGAAAGTTTCCATCAAGCGGTGTGCGCTGGGGCTGCCCAGCCTCCAGGTGTGCAAATTCTCTCTTAAGATGTCTGTCAGCTGGCAACTCCTCCAAAGGCTAGCTAAAACACTTTAgaaaacaccaaggaaatccTTCAGAACCATCCCAAGAGTGCTCAGAGGAAAGAGTCCATGGGAGGTGCGTAGGAGAAGCCAAGGAAGGCCTCCGCAGCTTCCTTCACACTGGCTGTGACGAGTATGCTGTCAGGGGACCTGCCGATGGAGCTGGGGACAGGCTCTTCAGTAAACTCAGGGTCAAAGTGCCGAAGGTCGCTGGGTCCGCTCTGTGACAAGAAGGGGAAACACACTCAAAGAGAGCACACAGGGCAACAGGGACAGGGAACCTTTAAAACTCTAAAGGCTCCAGAGTTGAGATCAGCAATTACAAGACctcgctatgtagctgaggctggcttcacATCAaccctgcttctgactcctgaggTTCAGGCGGTCCACGTatgtgtcaccaggcctggcaACTGTCTTTAGTTAATGCATGTATTCACATGTAGTGAGCTTTGCTGGGATAGTTGAGTCTGTGGACAGCACCTGCTTTGCTTCTTCAAATCCTGACCTAAGAGGAACCGTCTGGGCCTCACTGTTCTTAGACAACAAACAGATACTAACCACGTTCGGGTTAAACGGGGGTGTGATCTTCTTGTTAATCAGATCATCCCAGTTAATCAGGGAGAAGAAAATATGACTCTTAATCTCCATCTGTTGGAAAGAGAACAGATTTGTTTAGGCGGGTGGAACTCAAGACAAGGCCAGGAGGTCACTGCTCCTCCCTGAGGTCCCGGGGAGGAGGAGGGCGGCAGTACTCACAAAGTCGTCCTTGGCGCCCAGCCTCTTTGTGCGGTCCTTCTGCAGGAGGCCCTCCAGGAGGTGCCTGGCTGAGTTGGTGATGTTTGGTTTCAGCTGGAGGGGCTTGTTCAGAATGTTGTCGTACATCTCCGCCGTGTTCCGGCTGTAAAACggaggctggggaaggaaggcGGGAGCCCTTCAGATTCAACTCAAGTTTTGTCTGGTGTATATTACATACAGGCAAAGTGATGAAGCAGAGATGGTTGTCAAAATAGCCATGATTTAGATGTCTATTTTACAAGCTCTActagagacagtgtgtgtgtgtgtgtgtgtgtgtgtgtgtgtgtgacggggcATGAGCTAATACTACACAGGTTAAGTGTAGTCTTCTGCAGTAGGCTGTAGAAACCCAATAAAGTGTTGCTGGTGTTGCTCAGTATAGTCATCAATACCGCCTTAAGATTCAAACAAGACTACTGCaggaaaaaataattcagaagacattgcttttaaaatgtacGTGTAAAATAGCCAGTCTCCTTTACTGCTTTCAGTATCTTGCTGGTAAGGATGTGACATGGTAGCTATGCCGCACTCAAGCACACCCACAAGCTGCTTTACAGTGGCATGGCATGATTCTGTGTGTCACTCACCAGGCCATAGAGCATCTCATACAGGACAGCCCCGAGGCACCACCAGTCCACCGTCCTGTCGTATGGCTGCTTATGGAGCACCTCAGGAGCAAGGTACTGAAATGACAGACCAGAAAAGAGGTTAACACTCAACCCTAGGAAATCTTGACAGCAAGCACGTGCTCTGAAAGGCCAGAACCAGTCACCTGGCTGGGTATGTACACTGGATTGCTTCCTAGTCACAAGCCCCTATACTCTGTGGCTAGCTCATCCCCTGTGTGTATAACTGACACATTTAGGGAGCAACTTGGCACCTAGTGGTACCATGAGGTGGAGATGATCCTCAGAGGCACTCAACAACCCCTGTATTCTCACTTGCAGTCCTTAAGAGCTTGCTCCCTCTTTTTGTACGTAAAAGCATCACTGCACGGGTCTCTGGGAAGGGTGTGGGATGGAAGGGTGTGGGCAGGTCGGTGCCGAGTGGAGACCACCCACCTCAGGCGTGCCGCAGAAAGTGGATGTTGTGCCATTGTGCTCAATGTTCTCCTTGCAGAGGCCGAAGTCGGTGAGGACAATGTGCCCCTGTGAGTCGAGGAGAATATTCTCGGTTTTAGGTCTCTGTGGGGAGAATCAAGAGTGGTCGCACAGGTTAATTTGGCTTCGGGACAAATCCTCTGAAAACTGCTGGCTGCTTTAGGGGTTTAATCCATCCCCGTGCTAATCACAGGACGAGAGTCCTTGGTAGACTGCTCAGGCTTAGGCCCCACCCTCTTGGTGCTGGAGTCAAGACCGCTCACGTGCTGGGGGAAACTTTCAGAAGTGACCAAATTGCACATAATATCACACTACGTTATGACTCCAAAGGTTCTGCcaggcctccctccttcccagcaaGGTAGCCCTGACTCTTACCTATAAACGATATTTAGGGAGTGCAGATAGCCCAAGGCACTAGCTATTTCAGCAGCGTAGAAGCGAGCCCGTGGTTCCAGGAAGCAGCGCTCCCTCTGGAGATGGTAGAACAGCTGTGAGAGACAAAAACAGAGCAAGGCTGAGTGGGCTCATTTAATCAGGCCTGCCAGAG from Acomys russatus chromosome 21, mAcoRus1.1, whole genome shotgun sequence encodes the following:
- the LOC127205335 gene encoding LOW QUALITY PROTEIN: serine/threonine-protein kinase Sgk1-like (The sequence of the model RefSeq protein was modified relative to this genomic sequence to represent the inferred CDS: substituted 1 base at 1 genomic stop codon), giving the protein MGEMQGALARARLESLLRPRHKKRAEAQKRSESVLLSGLAFMKQRRMGLNDFIQKIANNSYACKHPEVQSILKISQPQEPELMNANPSPPPSPSQQINLGPSSNPHAKPSDFHFLKVIGKGSFGKVLLARHKAEEAFYAVKVLQKKAILKKKEEKHIMSERNVLLKNVKHPFLVGLHFSFQTADKLYFVLDYINGGELFYHLQRERCFLEPRARFYAAEIASALGYLHSLNIVYRXEPKTENILLDSQGHIVLTDFGLCKENIEHNGTTSTFCGTPEYLAPEVLHKQPYDRTVDWWCLGAVLYEMLYGLPPFYSRNTAEMYDNILNKPLQLKPNITNSARHLLEGLLQKDRTKRLGAKDDFMEIKSHIFFSLINWDDLINKKITPPFNPNVSGPSDLRHFDPEFTEEPVPSSIGRSPDSILVTASVKEAAEAFLGFSYAPPMDSFL